A segment of the Aridibaculum aurantiacum genome:
GGTGTCTTTTAGTGTACGTAAAGTAATAGAATAGCGCGTAGATTTTACCGGTGATATGCTATGCTGCCATGCAGTTCGTGCTTCACCATCCATTACGTAAAGCGACCTCGGTTCTACTGTAAGAGAAATAGTATTAGCGCGTGACTGCTTTTCTTTTTCATGAGGTCTTAAGCGAAAGTTGCAGCTTGATAAAAGTGAAATGCCTGCAATCAAGCCAAAAGGAGGAGCATCCCTATGCCAGTTGATAACTGTTCCTGGTTGATATTCTGTTACTAGTAATTCTGCAATAGCAGTCGAAGGCAGTTGTAAATAATCTGTCACTTTTTTGACCAGGAACTGAAACTCAGCCGGTATCTCTTTTCCTTGCGTTAATCTGCCATTGTCGAAGCTGTAATCGTATCCAAAACTAGCAACTCGTCTATTAGCTACATATTCTTTGAACTGCATGTTGTGGAGAGGTATCTGCTTTGCAACTTCCAGCAAATGCTCTTCTTCGCTTTGACTAATAAAGTTGGGTGTATAGGAAAATCCTGCAGGATAAATCGGTTCTACTGGAAACAAAGTGAGCATAGCTAACTAGCAGGCAAAACATTAGCCAAAATAATTCATCGCTTTATTTGAATAATGAATTGTAGTAAGTGATGATGTCATAATAATCATCATCTGTTTTTTCTTTAGCTCCAGACTTCTTTATGGCAGCTTGTATCTCTTTAGGCTTATCGTATAAAATATCCTCCAGGTCTTTAAACTTTTTTACCCGCGTCAGAACCTCATCTTTCAAAACAAAATATTGTGGTACGGTTGCAATCCTCTGCTCATAGGTAGCTTGCCCATAAGGAAGTGATTCAAAAATTTGTTTGTTGTAAAACTTGTATAAAGAAGCTTTACCCGCTATTACCTGTTGGTACCACGCATTGATCTTCTTGTGAGAAGTAGGAATGGCTGACGAGTGAACAAAGTGATACTGGACTTGATGCTGTGTATCTACCAGGTAGAGTTCTTTAATGCGGGTTACGGCCAGTTGTTCTCTTCCTTCTGCATCCTGGAAATGCAATTCATTGTTCACCAGGTCCAGGCGCATCATAATATGTCTGCCAGGCTCGTCCTCGTACACAAAATTGCTTTTCATCCAGCCTTGCGTTAAATAAGGCGTTCCTTCTACCGTTTTTACATACCTGTCTAGTGGTAAGTTGGCACCTCGTGTTTGTGCAAAAAAGATGGCTGCATCATAATTAGTTATGTCAATTGCACGCCCCCTGCCAAACGACATCTGAGCGGATGATTGGAAGGTGATGCACCCCAGGAATAACAACATGAAGTAGAACCTCATAAAGAATATTATCTGGTGAATAACTGGTTATACATGCTGATGGTATCATAATAATCTTCATCATCTTTGCCCTTCAGCTTTTTAGATTTTAAATAAGCTGCCACTTCTTTTGAACGCTCATACAGTACATTCTCCAGGTCGTTGATCTTTTTCAGTTTTACCAGTTCATTATCTTTCATTACGTAATATGTAGATACTGTAAAGATCTTCTGCTCATATGTAGCCTGGCCATATGGTAGTGTTTCTGTTACCTGTTTTCCATGATGTTTGTAAAGAGACGCTTTGCCAAAAATGATCTCCTGGTACCAGCCATCAATTAGCTTTTTGTCAGAGTCTAAAACTGATGAATGAAGGAAGTGGTATTGAATATTTCTGACTGTATCTACCAGCAGTAATTGTTTAATAGGTGTTGTGGATATAAGAATATTACCATTCTCATCTTTATAATGTACCTCGTTCGAAAGCAGGTCGAGGCGCATGATGACATTCTTTTTCGTTACAGGGTTAATGTAATTACTCTTCAGCCACGAGTTGTTGAAGAAAGGAGAGCCTTCTACTACGCGCAAATATTTATCTTGAGGAAATACAGTATTGCTGGATGTGGTCATGAATATCGGCCCATTCATCTGGTCTACATCTATACTCTTCCGGCCGGAATTTACATTTTGACCACTTACAAACGCTGCGGGTAGTAGCAACAGCATGAGAAATAGCATTCTTGACATATAGACTGGTTTTAAGTGTTGAAATCTGTTCAGCTAATTTACTATTTGCTACTCTATATGACGATTATAATTTATTCTTTCTTATCCTCCGGTTTTCTGGTTGTGCCAAAGGAAATATATGTCACAAAAAAGTCCCGCCGGTAGGGCAGGACTTGAAGAATATATTTCAATAAGGGATTAGCGGGTAAATGTTTTAACCATAAATACGCAATCCTGTATCTGCTTTATTTGCTGCACACGGTCAAGACCTTTCAGGCTTGAGGCCGCAGGCAATTTTGTTTTCTGGAAAGAAGTATCTCTTTTTAGTTCATCAAGCGCCTGGTGAATATTTTTTGACTTGATAGCGAAAACAACACCTTCAGCTGTAGTTTGTGAGGTACTAACTACACCAACTACTTCACCATTTTTATTTAACACCGGCCCGCCACTATTACCTGGGTTTGCAGCTACTGCTATCTGGCAGGTTACGGTATCACCGTTAAAGCCAGTCTTAGCACTTGTATATCCTTCATTGTACACAATTTCATCTCTTGGATATCCTAATGTAAAGATGGGTTCACCAAGGTCGAGGCTTGTGTTGCGAATGCTGTACGGTAACTGTGCGAAAGGTTTGTAGTCTGCATCTTCTATTTTAAGAATAGCAAGATCTTTCGCCTCATCCAGGTGTACAATGGTAGCTTTAAACTGCTGGCCTTTGGTATTCTGTAATAAAATGGTTGATGCACCGCGAACAACATGCGCATTGGTAACCAATAAACCACTTCCATCAATAAGAAAGCTTGTGCCACCACCTTTAGCTTTTTCTTCTAAAGGCACTTTTGTCTTTATCTGGTTGATCTCGCTGTTCTGAACATTTACTTTCAGGTGCAGATCTTTTACAACCCTTGACAATTCGCGGATTTCTTTATCTGCTTTTGCCGGTGCATAATAACTAACAAGGCTACTAATGAATAAGGTAGTGACAAATGCAATGATAGCAGCAATGGCAGTTACACGCTTGTATTTCCTCCAAAGAAGGATCACCTTGCTTTCTGAACCGGCCGGTGTTTCTTTGATTGCACCTGAAGCTACCAGTTGGCAGTGAACATTTTGCAGTTCATGCTTAAAAGCACGGGTCGAAGAATAGTTATCCATCTGGTGCAGGAACATGTTGTGCTCTACTACCAGTTGATCCACTTCAGGGTTGTTGTTACGCAAATCTTCGAACCACGCCTTTTCTTCAGCACTCATCTTGCCGTCCAGGTAGCGCTCAATGGCATCGAATAATAAAATGTCTTCCATCACTTACTCTCCTATATTATATTGTGCAAAGAATAGTTTCTTCAGTCTTACGAGGCATTTGTATTTCTGGTTCTTGGCGTTGTCAGCGTTTGTGTAACCAAAAGTTTCAGCTATCTCCGTCATCCCTTTCTTCTGTAAGTAATAAGCTTCCAATAAGCTTTTACATGGTTCACCCAAACTTCCTAAAGCACGCTCCATAATAGCAAAATCTGCATTGCGCTTTTCCTGTATCTCAATATCTTCCTCTACAGGTACTGTTTCCTCCAGGCTTTCTACTTTGCCACTAAACCTATTTATATGTTGAAGACGCTTTAACCAAAGACGCCTGCAAATAGAATAAACATATGTTTTAATCTGGCAGGTGAGGACAAATGATTCCATTTTCACATTTTCATACAATACAATCATCGCCTCCTGGAATATATCCCGTGCATCATCATATGATCCATTGTTGTTTAAAACGAACGTCTGAACCATGTTGAAGTTATTCTTGTAGATTGTTTCTATGGCCTTAGGATCATTTTGTGCCAGTCCGATCAGTAATTGTTGCTCGTTAAATTCAGCTTTCACTCTACATGTTTTAATACACAGGTATCTTAAAAAGTAACCCAAAATAAATGGTTAAAGGCCAAAGAAAAATTTTTTAAAAAAGTGGGGTTACCTTTTATCTCCTCCAGGTATTAACATTAAATCATCAACAATTTTAAATTAACACACAATGAAAAAGTTATTAGCTATCCTGGTTTTAGGATCTTTCGTTGCTTGCAACAGTGGTGAATCAACTACTGACGCTGATTCAACTACAACTACTACTACAGTTGACACTACAAGCTTAACTCCAGTAGATACTACAACTACTATCGGTACTGATACTACAGGTACTGGTTCTGGATTATAATTGTAGCACTTGTCTGAAAAAGGCAGGGCTAAAGTTTATAAGAGGCTATCTCACCTAAAAGTGGATAGCCTCTTTTATTTCTACATCTTTTGCATAGCAAAAAATAATATATAAGTTTTAGGGTTACCAAAGGACTACTTCTTGTATAAATAAGTGTAAAAACTACATCTTAAAAATATTTGCTGTTTTACTAAGGCTTGCAGTAAAGGCAGTATAGGAAGAATTTTATATGGCAAGCAATCGTTAGAGGCCGTCCTTATTCTTAGGGATGGCTTTATTTTTTTGCTTCACTTCCAATTGGGTTTTAGCAACTGTTGTATAAAGATTTACCGCTATTCTTACCACAACAGTAACAACAATAGCTGCGTGTAGCGGCTTAAATAATATTAACTTCGCGGCAAATTTTTATTACATGATGACATTTGAAGGGTTGGGTATCAATGAAAAGTTGATACAGGCAACCACAGAGTTGGGATTTGTGACCCCAACTCCTATTCAGGAAAAGGCTATCCCTGTATTACTCAGTGGAACGAAAGACTTTGTAGGATTAGCACAAACAGGAACAGGAAAGACTGCAGCATTTGGTTTACCATTATTACAACTAATAGAGGTTCAAAATAAATTTCCACAGGCGCTTATTGTATGTCCAACACGCGAACTCTGCTTGCAGATCGTAAAGGACCTGGAACAATTTAAAACTTATATCAAAGGCATGCACGTGGTAGCCGTATATGGCGGTACTAGTATCAGCATGCAGATCCGCGACCTGAGAAGGGGTGTACAGATAGTAGTTGCAACACCAGGAAGGTTGATTGACCTGATAGAGCGTAAGGCTGTAGACCTGGAGCAAATCAAGTACGTGGTACTGGATGAGGCTGATGAAATGCTAAACATGGGTTTCAGGGATGATATAGAATTCATTCTTAAGAACACTCCTAACCGTGAAAGCACCTGGCTGTTTAGTGCTACAATGCCACCTGAAGTAAAACAGGTAAGCAAGCGCTACATGACTCAGCCGGTGGAAGTAACAGTGGGTAAGGCCAATACAGGTAATGTGAACATTGATCACCAGTATTATGTTACATCTGCGCACAACAGGTACGAAACGCTGAAAAGGATCATTGATTTTAACCCAGGTATCTATGGCATTGTATTCACCCGTACAAAGCTGGATGCACAGGATATTTCGGAAAAACTTACACGTGAAGGATATGATATAGATGCTTTGCACGGTGACCTTACCCAAGGACAGCGCGACAAGGTAATGGGTCAATTCCGCGACAAGACCTTGCAATTGCTGATAGCTACAGACGTAGCTGCAAGAGGTATTGATGTATCGGGTATTACGCACGTAATTAATTACGAATTGCCAGACGATGTAGAAGTATACACGCACAGAAGTGGTCGTACTGGTAGGGCGGGCAAACATGGAATTAGCTTGTCTATCGTTCACTCACGTGAGGTGTTTAAACTGCGCCAGATAGAAAAGATCGTACAGCAGCCTTTCCACAAATTGGATATTCCAAGTGGTAAGGATGTATGTCGTAAGCAGTTCTTCTTCTTTATGGACAAACTGCTGCAGGCAGATATCAGCCATGGCGATTACGAAACTTACCTGCCTATGCTGCAAGAGAAGTTTGCTGATGTTTCAAAAGAAGAGGTTCTGAAGCGTGTAGCTGCAATGGAATTTGACAGGTTCCTGAAATACTATGAGAATGCTGAAGATCTGAATGTTCGCGAAAGCAGCAGGCAGTCGAGGGACATGAGGTCTGGTGCAAGGGACGACCGAGATCAAACCCGCCGCCGCGACACTCGTGGACGTGAATTTGGCAACGGAGATTTCCAGCGCCTGTTTGTAAACCTTGGAACAAAAGATGGTTTTTATAAAGCCAGCTTCCTGCAGTTTATTCTTGACATGAGCGACCTGAAAAAGGATGTTCTGGGAAGGATCGATATGAAGGAAATGAACAGCTGGATTGAAATAGATAAAACTGCTGCAAACAAAATGATCAAGGCATTGGATGGTAAACCATTCAAAGGCAGAAGGATCAGGATGAATGATGCAAACAGCAGGGGATAATTTTCTTTTAAACAAATAGTATTGCCACCAGGTTTGTGGTGAAAAGAATAAGTGAGATGGAAAGAGAGAAAATGGTTGTAACAGATATATCAAAGGTTTTGAGTAAGAAACCTTTGATTATTTCAGGCCCATGCAGTGCCGAAACAGAAGAACAAGTTTTAGCAACTGCCATACGATTGAAAGCTACAGGTAAAGTAGATGTACTACGCGCCGGCATCTGGAAGCCGCGTACAAGACCCGGAAGTTTTGAAGGTGTAGGAGTTCAGGGATTGCCCTGGCTTCAGCAGGCAAAAGAAATAACCGGTTTGCCTACAGCGATAGAAGTGGCTACAGGTAAACAAGTAGAAGAAGCACTTAAACATGATGTAGATATTCTTTGGGTTGGTGCAAGAACGACTGTTAAT
Coding sequences within it:
- a CDS encoding alpha-ketoglutarate-dependent dioxygenase AlkB, which gives rise to MLTLFPVEPIYPAGFSYTPNFISQSEEEHLLEVAKQIPLHNMQFKEYVANRRVASFGYDYSFDNGRLTQGKEIPAEFQFLVKKVTDYLQLPSTAIAELLVTEYQPGTVINWHRDAPPFGLIAGISLLSSCNFRLRPHEKEKQSRANTISLTVEPRSLYVMDGEARTAWQHSISPVKSTRYSITLRTLKDT
- a CDS encoding DEAD/DEAH box helicase; this translates as MMTFEGLGINEKLIQATTELGFVTPTPIQEKAIPVLLSGTKDFVGLAQTGTGKTAAFGLPLLQLIEVQNKFPQALIVCPTRELCLQIVKDLEQFKTYIKGMHVVAVYGGTSISMQIRDLRRGVQIVVATPGRLIDLIERKAVDLEQIKYVVLDEADEMLNMGFRDDIEFILKNTPNRESTWLFSATMPPEVKQVSKRYMTQPVEVTVGKANTGNVNIDHQYYVTSAHNRYETLKRIIDFNPGIYGIVFTRTKLDAQDISEKLTREGYDIDALHGDLTQGQRDKVMGQFRDKTLQLLIATDVAARGIDVSGITHVINYELPDDVEVYTHRSGRTGRAGKHGISLSIVHSREVFKLRQIEKIVQQPFHKLDIPSGKDVCRKQFFFFMDKLLQADISHGDYETYLPMLQEKFADVSKEEVLKRVAAMEFDRFLKYYENAEDLNVRESSRQSRDMRSGARDDRDQTRRRDTRGREFGNGDFQRLFVNLGTKDGFYKASFLQFILDMSDLKKDVLGRIDMKEMNSWIEIDKTAANKMIKALDGKPFKGRRIRMNDANSRG
- a CDS encoding sigma-70 family RNA polymerase sigma factor, translated to MKAEFNEQQLLIGLAQNDPKAIETIYKNNFNMVQTFVLNNNGSYDDARDIFQEAMIVLYENVKMESFVLTCQIKTYVYSICRRLWLKRLQHINRFSGKVESLEETVPVEEDIEIQEKRNADFAIMERALGSLGEPCKSLLEAYYLQKKGMTEIAETFGYTNADNAKNQKYKCLVRLKKLFFAQYNIGE
- a CDS encoding S1C family serine protease, which encodes MEDILLFDAIERYLDGKMSAEEKAWFEDLRNNNPEVDQLVVEHNMFLHQMDNYSSTRAFKHELQNVHCQLVASGAIKETPAGSESKVILLWRKYKRVTAIAAIIAFVTTLFISSLVSYYAPAKADKEIRELSRVVKDLHLKVNVQNSEINQIKTKVPLEEKAKGGGTSFLIDGSGLLVTNAHVVRGASTILLQNTKGQQFKATIVHLDEAKDLAILKIEDADYKPFAQLPYSIRNTSLDLGEPIFTLGYPRDEIVYNEGYTSAKTGFNGDTVTCQIAVAANPGNSGGPVLNKNGEVVGVVSTSQTTAEGVVFAIKSKNIHQALDELKRDTSFQKTKLPAASSLKGLDRVQQIKQIQDCVFMVKTFTR